ATAGTACGAGCATCATGAGTCACCAGATGAGGGATTCCTTTTgtgcccacaaagatttttctcactttgcacaacttgtacttggcctcctcaggtgtgatacgatgaacagcaaagcgacccttggtgtcataaatcagatggaaattctctccagtcttgtcaATGCTGATGACATCCATAAATCCAGCAGAGTAGGTTATATCAGTTCGGACCTTGCCATCGATTTTAATGAAGCGCTGCATGCAGATCTTCTTCACTTCATCTCCTGTCAGGGCATacttaagcctgtttcttaggaaaatgatgagtGGGAGACACTCTCTCAGCTTGTGGGGACCGGTGGATGGACGAGGAGCAAACACACCAGTCAGCTTATCCAGCATTCAATGCTTTGGAGCTGCTACACGCTTCAGATGCTTCTTGGGACCGTGGGCCATGGCTGCGCTAAGCACGGAAAGAGCCTTTCTTTGGGACTTTAAGAAGCAACTGCCCACTGCCCGGTGCCTAGGACGTGGGGCAGCAGCCGATCACTTGCTAAGATTCCTGACCCAGGACACAGTATCTTTATAAGAATTTTGCTAGAGACCTGGGAAGGGGAGACAGTGGGAGGGAGCTTGAGAGGCCAAACTATCGGCCAGACTGTAAGGAAGCCTCTCCCACTGTGCGTTTCTGAATGGCTGAGTCTCCCTATCTCTGTCTCTATATTTCTGTCTGTCTTtatctgtctctttttctttcttttttcctctttcgatctttctttctgtatcccccttgtctttttcctttattctctcaGTTGCTGGATGTGGTCTACCTCTGtgtttctctgcctctccctgtccccctctctctccatgtctttactgtgtctctgtgtctctctctgtctctccctcagtTTCCTTTGGGTGTCCGTCTCTCTCTATTTGGTCTTCTTCTGTGTGTATGCATCCAtgtcactttctgtctctgccacTCCCCTCCCAGGCTGGCCCCACGCCTGGCCTTCCCCAGCTGTGAACGGCTGTTGGGGCAGGAGTCCCAGAGGCAGCTTCCGGAGCTgttgggtggggcctgggaaccCCCTCGAGGGGATGGACTTTCCCTGCTCACTCTCCTCTATGGCTGTCTTTGTCCTGCTGGCAGTCTGCATGGTGGTGGCAGTCACTTTGGACCAAGGCTGCCCCAGGGCCATGCTGCTCTCCCCACGGAGCCAGCGGCCCCAGAGTCAGAGGGCAGCATCTGCCTCATCCactggcaggggctgggcccccAAGACAGGCATGAAGACCACCAGGGACCTCTTGTCTCTGGCTCCTGCCCTGCGTCAGATGGGCCCAGGCCCAGGATCAGTGAAGTCACTTACCTGTAAGAAGGAGAATTTGGAAAGTGAGCCTGACACAGCTCAGAATAAGAAACTGGACAAAGAATTAGAGCAAAAGCAAATCGCAGCCTGGGCATCAGCACTTTGCAGGGTGTGCTGGACTCAGCTGGTGTTGCCCTCAGGATAGTTGCAGAGAAAGCCCCACTGTGGAAGGAGAAATAGAAGCAGCTTGACGGCCTTGCCCAGAAACGTGCTGCTGTGGGCTTTCCCAGTGCACAAGGCCATGCTTACAGTCACTGCCTGTTCTTCAGGAGCCACCAGACCCCTGAACCTCCTTCTCCAACTCCCTGCTCCCTCCTTGCACCTCTAACTAATCTCCTTCCCTTTTGGTGTAAAGTGGATCCAGCTTGGGCGATTCCCCGCCTACCCCACCCACAAGCAGGAACATCAGAGGCCCTGCGGATAGGCCTTGTCTTCATGGCCCCAGGTCCTCTGCAGGCCAGCCAGGGAGAGTCAAGGCCAGGAACCCAGGGGCTGCCTTCTCTGGGACTCATTAGAActcaggaaaggaaggaaggagtatgTGTTACCTTTCACCTACTGGGGGCAGCCCTTTGGCTATCAGGGTCCAGGCCTTATTGTCAACCTCCAAAGCCCTTGTAAGCCCCAAGTACAAGTTACAGCTCAAAGATTGCCTTTAACAGTCCCTGCTGAGTCTGTCTTGCCTTCCCGGATGCGATGGGGGTAGTCTGGGGGCCTCTCACTACTTCCCGCTTTGTGTGCACACAAGCCTGTTGGTACAAGCCTAGAATTTACCGCAAAACATTTCTCACATCCAGAACTTTCCAGCTGTtggaaaacaggaaaggaaaaggagctCCATGGAACTtgtttggggaaggaaggagtggggtggggaccACTCCTCACAGAGGGAGGGGCATGGGGCTAGTCAGTAGTGGGGGCAGGAAGGACCAGAACGACAAAGCTGGGCCTCCTGGTGGCTCTCTGGAAAGGTACCCCATTTCCCTGGCACCTTTGAACCTCACTCGTGTGCAGTCAAGAACATGCAGATAGGCATTTAtggtgtcttttcttttcttttctttttttttttttttgagacagggtcatgct
This window of the Microcebus murinus isolate Inina chromosome 21, M.murinus_Inina_mat1.0, whole genome shotgun sequence genome carries:
- the SMIM33 gene encoding LOW QUALITY PROTEIN: small integral membrane protein 33 (The sequence of the model RefSeq protein was modified relative to this genomic sequence to represent the inferred CDS: inserted 2 bases in 2 codons; deleted 1 base in 1 codon), whose amino-acid sequence is MDEEQTHQSAYPAFNALELLHASDASWDRWPHAWPSPAVNGCXGQESQRQLPELLGGAWEPPRGDGLSLLTLLMAVFVLLAVCMVVAXHFGPRLPQGHAALPTEPAAPESEGSICLIHWQGLGPQDRHEDHQGPLVSGSCPASDGPRPRISEVTYL